The DNA window TCAACATGATATGCGAAGAATTTTTAGAATTAATTATTTTGACATTGTTTTAAACCTATTTACAAGCTTTGGATATTTTGAAACGGTGTCGGAAGATGAAAAAGCAGCTTATTGTCTGGCCACAAATGTTAAGAAAAATGGCTATCTAATCTTTGATTACTTTAATTCATTTTGTGTAGAGCAAAATATAGTACACAATGTGAAATTGCAGATTGGGTCTGTGAATTTTGATATACAAAAGGAAATTGTTGGAAGAAAAATTATTAAAAGAATACAGGTTCAGGACCTCGATTCCAATTATACTTTTGAAGAGCGTGTAAGACTTTATTCACTGATGGATATAAAAAAAATGTTCAATAAATTTGGATTGGAACTTCAATATGTATTTGGTAACTATTTTCTTGAAGATTTCCATGAACAAAAATCAGACAGGATGATTTGTGTTTTTAAAAAGATAGTTTGATTGATGATTAATTATTTAATTTGGCTAGATCATAAGATATTTGAATGGATTCAACTGAACCTGAGAGCATCAGAATTGGATGTTTTGATATCATTGTGCAGGGACAAGCATTTCTGGTTGCCTTTGTATG is part of the Candidatus Vicinibacter affinis genome and encodes:
- a CDS encoding methyltransferase domain-containing protein, yielding MKEWFAEWFNTSYYHLLYNQRDDQEASNFVKNVVDLLRPDEHAKILDVACGSGRHALSLSEYGWDVTGVDLSLACILLAKENESELLSFYQHDMRRIFRINYFDIVLNLFTSFGYFETVSEDEKAAYCLATNVKKNGYLIFDYFNSFCVEQNIVHNVKLQIGSVNFDIQKEIVGRKIIKRIQVQDLDSNYTFEERVRLYSLMDIKKMFNKFGLELQYVFGNYFLEDFHEQKSDRMICVFKKIV